A single Acidobacteriota bacterium DNA region contains:
- a CDS encoding damage-inducible protein DinB yields MPMNYPYIAIAESEIPRASSQAFQHLLDTYASETNKLVSVWREFDAQDFSFKPHPRSSSVRQIMEHQLLSERRFFGEFLGVPEPPPDQVLPATQTPEAYAARALELARPRLGFLSSKGENWWIELVPFFDVERQRIWVFWRRVLHTTHHRSQLTVYLRLLGRKVPSTYGPTADVTWHGADPTTSVDAAGRR; encoded by the coding sequence ATGCCAATGAATTATCCTTACATTGCCATCGCAGAGTCAGAAATCCCACGCGCTTCATCACAGGCCTTCCAACACCTGTTGGACACTTACGCCAGTGAAACCAATAAATTAGTTTCGGTGTGGCGGGAATTTGATGCGCAGGATTTTTCTTTCAAGCCACATCCCCGGTCAAGCAGCGTTCGCCAAATCATGGAGCATCAGTTGCTTTCGGAACGCCGGTTTTTCGGGGAATTTCTGGGAGTGCCGGAACCCCCGCCGGACCAAGTCCTTCCAGCAACTCAGACGCCCGAAGCATACGCAGCGCGTGCATTGGAGCTCGCGCGGCCAAGGCTTGGCTTTTTGTCATCGAAGGGTGAAAACTGGTGGATTGAATTGGTGCCGTTCTTTGACGTTGAACGGCAGCGCATCTGGGTCTTCTGGCGCCGTGTGCTTCATACAACACATCATCGAAGCCAGCTTACAGTCTATTTGAGATTGCTCGGAAGGAAGGTCCCATCCACTTACGGCCCCACCGCGGATGTAACCTGGCATGGGGCA